A part of Rhodohalobacter barkolensis genomic DNA contains:
- a CDS encoding UPF0175 family protein, producing the protein MKSLTINIPNTADVDDKEARMSLASKLYERGKLTLGQAAELAGYSKETFMELLAEYNVALINYPADELDEDIKNAQRHSI; encoded by the coding sequence ATGAAGTCGTTAACGATAAACATACCGAACACAGCAGATGTTGATGACAAAGAGGCAAGAATGTCATTGGCTTCTAAATTGTATGAAAGGGGGAAGCTCACTCTGGGACAAGCGGCTGAACTGGCCGGCTATTCAAAGGAAACTTTCATGGAGCTGCTTGCTGAGTACAATGTGGCTCTGATCAACTATCCTGCCGACGAACTTGACGAAGATATAAAAAATGCCCAACGTCATAGTA